DNA from Prunus persica cultivar Lovell chromosome G6, Prunus_persica_NCBIv2, whole genome shotgun sequence:
tctttctctctccgaATCACTTAACGGACACATGCATAGAATTGCTAATAAAACATATGCATAGAATAACAAGTTTATATACAACAATTTCGAGGCAAATACTAGTTACAACATTTTCTTGCACCaaaaagataatattatttttctagtGCGGTtgtttaaataattatatatatatatatatattgtattttagctataaattaaacatgaaaactgGTCATACTTAATTTTCTCTGTTaattaacaaacaaaatttagTGGCAATTTCACTAAAATCCCAGccaaaaaaagagataaattatgttttattattatatggtTTTTTGATGGTCCAAATGAGGAGTTATTTAATTAATGGATCATCTCCATCTGCCATTGTCATTATTAATCGGcatgtggagagagagagagagagagagagagagagagagagagagagagagaggcatcaattcaattcaatgccAAATATatcaagagaagagaagaaatgaccaaaaaaaggtTGGGTTTCGTCCAAACAAACACAACACTACATTGGCCAAAAGGTTACGTCTGAATCAGATGGAAACGAAATGATGGATGGATGTCTATATATCTATCTGTCAATGCCATGTTGCACCAACCTAGCTAGCCCTGCCCTGATCCCTCACTCATATAAAACTCTCAACACGCAAACCCAACCTAAGGTAAGTAAGCCTTTGCCTTATTGCCATGCCTTGTAACCATCTTATCACTCATGTCAGCAAGCAACCAAACACCAAACTAGACTTGGAACCTAGCTAGCCACATATACATATAGAGCTTATATATTAACAAACAATAATTTTGGTAccatattaattttaattaagtgGAAGGTCCATTACATTTAATTTCCCATTGTTTATAACATATGGGAAGAAGCTATATATACAATTCTTCTTCTATGCAGACAATCTGACATTATTACTATGTGAACGTCATGGTAAACATGGAAGAAAGCAAGAAGGTTTGATAGAAAATACATGATGTCTGCACGATTATAACGTCTGAACGTCCGTATAAGAGAAAATCTAGCTATACATAtatgaacatatatatatataacaaggCTCGGGCTAgggctagctagctagctagctagctagagaTCATATATTGTTATTAAGAGATTAATTAAGTGGtcctaattattaattaaagacGAGAGAGAGGACAGGAGAGATTCCTAGCTAGCAGGTGGGTTTGGGGATGTATGGTGGTAGAGGAGGCAAGGGGAGAGCATGAAATGGTCTATTTTGAGAACTTTGATGGTGTTGTTGAGGGGACAGACGGCATAAATTAGGGCAATAAATGGTGCAAAATCAAAAGACAGCCACAGGTATATACGGCTACTTAGTGCTAAAAACAAGAATATATGCTCATTCACCTGCATCCCCCCTTTTAATCTCTTTGGAAAAGCATTCATTGGAGGAAGAGGGATACAAAGGAATTTTGGGGAACAAGGGAGTGGTTCATTTGCAAACAGCATCCATTATTTTTTACTAATTTAAACATTTCCCTTTCTCAGTAATTATTAGTTAATTAGAAGAGGAAGTTAAGGTGGCAAGGTGGGAGTGCATGATGGATAAACTATTTGTCATTTCAGCCAAAAGTGAAgcatcttaattaattaattaagtaccattagaaagaatatatatatatacaaggaaGGAGACAAACAGCCCTCTAGAAGAAAATGATGCTTAAAGTACttcagaaattgaaattaataaatatttaatcaatAAGATATGCTCCACTTCGCCACTGTCTTTGCTTCCAAAAGGCCCAAGTTTGgtcatacaattaaataaagCGAAGAAAAAACACTAAATGGATTTATATAACACATTAAGAATGAATCAATGATCAATCTCAGTCgataacaaaaagaacaaactGTGATGGTTCAGATTCAGAAGCTCTCGCTATAGGCTATAACTTGCTGTGTCTTCATTTCACATGCAAGTTGCAACGTCCGAAGAGAGAGATTCACATTAAATGGTACTTCTACTCTTTGCATGTTTATATGCATATACTGATCATTCATCAGCTTAGttaggggagagagagagacagagagagacagagagagagtctTCTCTTTGATTGGAATTTCAGTGGGTTTCTTATCTGGACACCCACTATAATGGCAACTCATATCTTGCTTCTTAAATGCATcctttttttcatatatgcctacatatatatatatataaaagaagatgaaacaagaaagagaGGATAGCtttagctagctagctagatatatatagcttgcaaattaattgattaattaattaattaatcataattagtgccaagaagaaacagagaaaagggGACGATTCTGCCAACCTAAGAAAAAAGAGTCATTGATTATCCTCAGCTGGTAACCCTCGGAAGGATAATGAAGCCTCAGAAGCAGCTTCGCTTGCGAGAGAGCAAAAGGGCTCAAAGCCACGTTCTCAAAACCTGCCCTCCTCAACATCACCTCCCAATACGTCTCGTACTTTTCGTGCCTTTGCCTTCTCCTCCCCTCCTCCGCCCCCACCACGTCCCTAATCTCCCTCCCCATCCACACATCCTCCACCGCCTGCCTCTCCCTGCTGTTCGGAGGCAGCGTCGCTTCCAACGAGTCGAAAACGGCGCCGTAGTGCTCCAGAGCTTCCACGAACCGGTTGAAGAAGAGAGGGTGGTTGTGGTTGGCCTCTTTGTTGGCGATCGTCAACACCTTTGGGTTTAATGACTTGATCTTccggaggaagagagagagctcaCGTGAGTCGTCCGTGACGAGGGTGTGGAGGTAGAGCACGCAGTTGACGGCGAGGGCTTCGTTCGGGAGGAGGCCGAGGGTTGAAGGGCTGATTATGTCTGACGGTTGGACGGCGTCATTTAGGACGAGTGGGTGGAAATGGAAGGCGAGGCCGAGGGAGTTGGCGAATTTTAAGAGGCGGTCACCGGTTTTGAGGAGGAGGGCCAGGCTGTGGCCCGTGGCGGTGATTCGAAGCATGGGAGGCGGATGTTGGACGGTTCTGTCGCTGTTGTAGGAGCGGTCGGTGAGGGCTTGCATCAGTGGGGGCCACTGGACGCCGTGCATGATGTCAAAGTCGAGGATGTGGATGGAATGATGGGATGAGTCTATGGCTTCGAGGATGGCTTGGTTGGCTGTCAAGTGGCTGAATCTTATGAATGGAGTTATCTGGTTTAGGGTTAGGTAGCACGAGTGAAGTGCCTCCTCGTTGTTGTTGTCGTCCTCCTCTTCCAACAATAAGTagttggaggaggaggatgcgGCCGCAGTGGCGGCAGTTGTGAGTGCCGCACTAGAGCTAGGGTTAGGATTATTGAGGCGGAGGGAGAGGGCTTTGACAAACTGGTGGGTCAATCTCTCGGTGGAGTCCCCGAACGGGGAGGATTTGGAAGACAAGAGGGAAATGAGGCGGCGAGCGGAGGAGAAGTCAAGCTGGGAAATGAGCTCGGCGCAGGTAATGAGCAATTGGCGCATGTGGGTTGGTGAGGTGGTCATCAAGCCCCTTGGCATTACAAATGGCTGGTGAGAAATCTGGTGAGCATGGagatggtggtggttgtggtggtatAGTTGCAGATCTGAGATATTGCTGATGTTGGGTAATTGGTAATTATGATGTGGATGATCTTCTTGTTGATCTTCAAGAGGcacttgttcttcttgttgttgcaGATGGGAAGAATTGAATGAGCCCATGAGCATTTACTTCTTGATCTTTCAGCTGGCTTAGCTCTAGCAAGCTGCTTTCTTCAAGAACTTGGCATCTGCTAGCTGCTGAGTGTATAGAATGTAAAGGCGCAGTCATATATAGATGCAGCAGTGGCAATAAGTAGTATCAGCAACTGTGATACCAGGTATATTTGGGGGAACTGGTCTCTCTCCTACACACATATTATTCTATATAAATGGGATATATAACAAATTAATTGCAGAACAAGGgtttggaagagagagagagagaaagagaaagagagagagatagagggaggctacatatatatatatatatatatatcaattgTACGATCTGATCAGTTCTTTAAAttgttgaaaatgaaaatgaggaaggaagatatatatatcatgAGCAGATTCAGATCTACTCTCTATGAGTaagagggttttttttttttttttaattaagaagatagatatacatatatattatatatatgatgatCTCTAATGCTGTGGAGCAGCTTTCCATGAGGAAGCATTATCTACCAGAAACAGGCAGCAACTGAAATGCTTGCAGCAGTCAGTAACAGTGCCTCTGCACAAACATTACCCTCTCATCTCacgaattattattttctctccttttttttttaaatattgattttttttctaattacaTTTTGGTTCTTGCATATTGCTAGCAAACCagtgttctttgtttttcagatATCTATATCGATCCCATATTGCAGCCCACTTATAgattaacaatatatataatagtgctatatatatttttatgcaaTTAATCTGTTTTTTTCTGCCCAACAACGATGTGTAAGATGTCTCTTTCAACGTTATTAATCACATTAACATTGTTGATCACATTGAGTACTCCATCCAGCAATGGTGGGCATCCACAATATCTCccaaatgaaatatatatatacgtatatatatacatatggcAATGTTAATAAGATAATATTCAATTGAATCGATAATTTAATAGTCTAACaatgtaatataatatgtCAATGTGTCTGATAAGAGAACATCTTCGTATATCTATACAGTATAATCAAGTTGAATTAAGTATAATCAagttgaattaagatatgtaTATAAAGGACCATTCAATTTgagatggaaaaaaaaaatgttggtcTTTCCAGATTGAATTATATTCGAGGCTCCTGTTGTTTCAAAGTTTGATCGAACCATCTGCCTCGATAGATTTTGGTCAATGAGAATCAATGGTTGACCTGGGAAGTCAACTTAGTCCCTTGGATTATTTAGTAAACAAATCATGGTCTAAAGTACTGGCTAGCTATAGCTAAATTGTTTATGGTATGAATTGGCCACACACATCTAAACTTGTACACATTGAAAGTTACCTAACAGTAACAGACTAACCACACAGAGTTACCATATTGTTATTTACTTTTGTACTTGAATATGTAATTTCTAATCTCAAATTCTATGACCTACTTTCACCTTTGTCATGATGACCTTGAATCTTTCAAATTCACACATATAGGAGTTTGTGTTTCGAATCGAACGTACATTCATGAAAGCTGGAGTAACaaaatttgttgattttctttttataatatGAACAATTTCTAGGAAAGAAAGTCGTGTTCTTGCTTTTGGGGTTCTTCATGATATTCTTGTTAGAAATGGtcgttaattaattaattacaactTTTTTGTAGTCACATATATAGGTTTGTGATCGTActaccataatattctataatttctcgaGTTAGTGGAACTGGAGGTGCAATTAAGTTGCTTCCtccttaaaaaagaaaaaagaaagaaattggattaccaaaatggaaaaattaattaagccCCAATGTGAAGTTTCGAAATTAACCATATTCAtggttaaaaattaaatttctgGTCAGTTTCTGTGCAGAGAAAGAATCTTTCTAGGACTTATTGGTACATAAATATATAGGTGTCAATATAGGAGCATGGCTTTCATGCATCCAGGTCTTTGAATCTTGATGAGGTGAACATAATATTCCCCAGCTTCTTATAGCTAGGTTTGTCATGCATGCATAAGAAAACTATATTAGTTAtaaaatcaaaaatcaaaaataataaaaaaaaaagtatttgatGTCCCATTTTGATATACCAATCGCCTAGCTAGCTAGAGCTAGCTAGCTATAATAATATTTACTAGTTATTATGTGCGTGCAGGCTGCAGCTCCAGTAGTTTAATGGAATGTCTGCAACAGTACACTCGGCTACCCAGCTAGAAGATTTCAATattgtttatatttatgttttgtaTGATTAGCAATTCGAAAACATAAAAAACCctttgcaaaaagaaaaaaaggaacagaaaaatagttttatttttggacaaaAGAGAGCAATAGAGTTTTATTAGATAAACATACAAAAACCGGACAAGCTCCTAAGAAATTATGTGAGTGTTTCTACACATGCGGGTTCGATCGTTGGACTCACTAAGTAACTTTATCCTCACTAACGGAACTACAACCAGGGCTATGGTGGGCTGTAGCCTATAAGCtttgaacaaaataaataaataaacctatATCTATATGGCCCTCCAAGTCTACTGTCTTTTGCTTTGAGCGAATCCTCTCCTCCTAATCGCTTAAcattgtttgtttgtattattttttttccataaaaGTGTgctgctttttgtttttttgttttaattggcAAAGGCTATCCTTTTttcaccaaataaaaaataaaaaataaatctctTTAACGTtagactcaataaaatccctCGCAAGTTCTTTAACCCACAATTATAGACGCAGTAAGTAGCGGGAAGAAGCTTTCAAAAACAGAATAGTATGTTAACCTAATTATATTCTTCTTGTGTTTagaactaatatatatatgtgaaacttaattatttattttcaataagaaaaaattcaattcTCTCAATAATCGTAGGATACAACTTGAATAGAtacactttgaattatattttctgACCATACATTCATTTTGATAGTATGTATGTTTTGATTATAATTAATACGTATTTATCTTATAATAaagtttaatgaaaattagtcaatgaaaaaaaatgattaagCTAAAAAATTTAACTAGTCCATCCattaaaaaattcttaattCCGTCCTTGCTTACCCTCTCAATCGTACCGAAAGAACGAAACTTAATTACCTCATATAGAGTGCCCTCAATCCCCTTAAATTGATTCCATTTTGTTCATTTCACCTGGGGGTGGAGCCCTGGATATATATGATCAATATATAGCACGGATTGGCATcttgagaaaaaggaaaaaaaaaaaaaaatatatatatatatatatatatatatatatatatatataacggCAGAGATATAGAAGAAGGCTACTTCTGTTTAGGCAATGAAGATTCAAGGGACACACAACAAGCCAagccttctcttctcttctccaaaaaaaaaaaaaaaaagtatatctCCTTGTGTTGCTCTTATTTTATTGGTTGCAATCAAGTGTGTTTTCGATTTAGATCTATGCATATTTCCCAAAGTGTTAAGTTGTTGACAGAAAAACACCCTGCAAGAGGCTTCTTCACCGTCCtgtcaaaatagaaaataccacctcattcatatcataccttcttccttcttcttttttttttaaaaaacaaaacaaaactccTAAGGTACCTAGTTGAGCCCCACGCCC
Protein-coding regions in this window:
- the LOC18772060 gene encoding scarecrow-like protein 18 is translated as MLMGSFNSSHLQQQEEQVPLEDQQEDHPHHNYQLPNISNISDLQLYHHNHHHLHAHQISHQPFVMPRGLMTTSPTHMRQLLITCAELISQLDFSSARRLISLLSSKSSPFGDSTERLTHQFVKALSLRLNNPNPSSSAALTTAATAAASSSSNYLLLEEEDDNNNEEALHSCYLTLNQITPFIRFSHLTANQAILEAIDSSHHSIHILDFDIMHGVQWPPLMQALTDRSYNSDRTVQHPPPMLRITATGHSLALLLKTGDRLLKFANSLGLAFHFHPLVLNDAVQPSDIISPSTLGLLPNEALAVNCVLYLHTLVTDDSRELSLFLRKIKSLNPKVLTIANKEANHNHPLFFNRFVEALEHYGAVFDSLEATLPPNSRERQAVEDVWMGREIRDVVGAEEGRRRQRHEKYETYWEVMLRRAGFENVALSPFALSQAKLLLRLHYPSEGYQLRIINDSFFLGWQNRPLFSVSSWH